GAGTACGTCGATGACGTCCCGGACGGTACGGGCGTGCGCGAGGGCCGCCGTGGTGCCCTGCACGATGCTCGTACGGCGGCGGCGGTCCTCCTCCTCGTCGGCGCGCTGGTGGCGGGCCGAGCTGTCGCGCAGTTCCTGGGTGGCGTCACGGACGATGCCCACGATGCGGTACGGCCGCCCCGTCCCGTCCCGGTGGATGAAGCCCTGGGTATGGGTCCAGCGCAGGCCCCCGGCGCGCAGCCGTACCCGGAAGTAGACGCCGTAGGTCTCGCTGCCGTCCTTCAGCGCGCGCGAGACGAGGGCGTCCAGGCGGTGGGACTCGACCGCGGAGACCCGGATGGCGAGGCTCTCCGGGTGACCGTCGAACTCGTCGGCCCGCAGGTCGAAGACGTCCAGTGCCGAGGCGTCGAAATGCAGCAGGCGGCTGTCGAGGTCCCAGTCGAAGCAGCCTGTGCTGTTGGACGCCAGGATCGACCGTGGATCCGCTGGCCAGTCGTCCGGCGGTGACGTGGGCGTCATGACACATCATGATTCTTCGCTGTCGGGCCCGAGCGCGCACGCTCAGCCGCTGGGCGTGGGCGTCGGACAGCCGGGCGGGATACCGGACGGGGTGCCGGGGGGCGGCTGCGTACCCGTGGCGGGAAGGGCCGTGGGGCAGTCCGTGGAGGTGCTGCTGCCCCGGTCGCTGGGGGTGCCGCTGTCACTGGGGGTATCACTGCCGCTCGGCGAGTCGCTGTCACTGGGCGAGTCGCTGCCGCTCGGCGAGTCGCTGTCACTCGGAGTGTCACTGTCACTGGGGGTGTCACTGCCGCTCGGGGTGTCGCTGTCGCTCGGGTCGGTCGGGGTGGGCGTGGTCGGGGTGGGCGTGGGGGTCGGGTGCGGCGGCGGCACCGTGTGGTCCTTGCCGCCGTCCTGGTCGCCGATCTTCCGCTCGATCCAGGTGTTGTCGACGATGTTCACGATGGTGATGTTCACGATGATCTTTGGGGCCGGAGTCACCACCACGACCTGCGCCGGGCGGTAGCCGGACCACGCTCTGCCCTGGTGGCTCGGGGTGCCCTTGAGCGCGACCGGCGGCTTCAGGGGGTTCCCACAGGCGCACCGCACACGGGGCAGTCCCCGGTTGTCGACGAGGACCGCGGTACCCGTCTGGAGCACGGACTGGAAGGCGGTGGCGGCACCGTCGCGGTAGCCGTGGTTGGTGACGCGGGTGTCGGCCCGCAGCACGACCGGTGTCAGGCCGCGCAGGAAGCCCGGGATGTCGGCCTGCGAGATGCCCGATGCCTGGGCGAAGGCGCGGCCCTTGCCCTGGTCGGCGGTGAGGAAGCGGACCTGGGCGGCGATGTCGCAGCTGCTCACGGAGTGCGTGCCGCCGTAGAGGCCGGGCGTACCGCCCGAGAGGGAGCGCACGCCCTGGGCCGTGGGCGAGGAGGTTCCGCTCGGCGAGGGTTGCTGCGAACGGGTGACGGGCGAGGGGGTCGCCGTGGACGTCGCCGTGGAGTCGGTGAACGGGTCGGGGCCCTGGGCGGCGACCGGCTGCATGAACAGCTCGGAGCCGCCGTCGGCGGAGTTCTTGTCGCCTCCGCCGGAGCATCCCGCGACGGCGAGGGCCGCGGATATCGCGAAGGCCGTCGCATAGGTCCTGGTGGGCACACGCACCGCGTTCTCCCGCCTGCTATCGGACACTTTGCCCCATTCTCTGAGGCAGTCACGGCCGGCGCGCAAGCCGGGTGGGGACGAGCCCGGAGGGCGTCGGTCCGGTCAGGGCGCAAGATGGCCTTGTGGAGTGGTTCACAGCGGATCAGTACTGGCTCGGCCGCCTCGTCTTCCAGCGGGCTCTCGCCGCGGTCTACCTCGTCGCGTTTTTGGGCGCGGCGCTGCAGTTCCGGGCGCTGATCGGGGAGCGTGGCATGCTGCCGGTGCCGCGCCACGTCCGGCGCGTGCCGTTCCGCCGGGCGCCGAGCCTCTTCCAGCTGCACTACTCGGACCGCTTCTTCGCCTTCGTCGCGTGGTCGGGCTGCGCCTGCGCGGTCGCGCTGCTCGCGGGCGCCGACGGTCTCCTCCCCCTCTGGGGCGGCATGCTGCTGTGGGTGGTGCCGTGGGCCCTGTACCTGTCGATCGTGAACGTGGGGCAGACCTGGTACGGCTTCGGCTGGGAGTCACTGCTCCTCGAGGTGGGCTTCCTCGCGGTCTTCCTCGGCAACGACGAGACGGCGCCGCCGGTGCTCGTCCTCTTCCTGCTGCGCTGGGTGCTGTTCCGCGTCGAGTTCGGGGCCGGGCTGATCAAGATGCGCGGCGACGCGTGCTGGCGCAAGCTCACCTGCCTGTACTTCCACCACGAGACACAGCCGATGCCGGGCCCGCTGAGCTGGTTCTTCCACCATCTGCCGCGGCCGGTCCACCGGATGGAGGTCGCGGCGAACCACTTCACCCAACTCGTCGTTCCCGTGCTGCTGTTCACGCCCCAGCCGGTCGCGACCGCCGCCGCCTGCCTGATGATCGTCACCCAGCTGTGGCTGGTCCTCTCGGGGAACTTCTCCTGGCTGAACTGGATGACGATCGTGCTCGCCGTGTCCGTCGTGGACCTGGGCGGCACGGGGACCCCGTCGACGTCGCCCGCCGCCCCGCTCTGGTACGAGGTGGTCGTCATCGCGGCGACGGCCCTGGTCCTGGGGCTGAGTTACCGGCCCGCGCGCAATCTGTTCTCGCGCCGGCAGATCATGAACTCCTCCTTCGACCCGCTGCATCTCGTCAACACGTACGGCGCGTTCGGCAGCGTCAGCCGCGTCCGCCAGGAAGTGGTCATCGAGGGGACGTCGGACACGTCCCCCCGCCAGGATTCGGAGTGGCGCGAGTACGGGTTCAAGGGCAAGCCGGGCGATGTGCGCCGCTGGCCACGCCAGTTCGCGCCGTACCATCTGCGGCTCGACTGGATGATGTGGTTCGCGGCGCTCTCCCCCGCCTACGCGCGCCCGTGGTTCGGCCCGCTGGTGGAGCGGCTCCTGGACGGCGACCGGGACACGCTGCGGCTGCTGCGCCACGTCCCGTTCCCGCCGGACGAGCCTCCCGCGTACATCCGCGCCCGCCTCTACCGCTACCGCTACACGACCTGGCGTGAGTTGCGGAAGACGGGTGCCTGCTGGGAGCGGACGTACGTGCGGGAGTTCTGGCCGCCGACCCGGGTCAGCCCACCACGCTGAGCCGGGGCGGCCGGAGGCGGTAGACGCGGGTCGCGGTCCCGGCGAACAGCGCGGCGCGTTCGGTGGCGCTCAGTGACTCGGTCAACTCTTGTGCCGCCTCGATGACTTGGGCGTACGTGGCGGCCAGGGTGCAGACGGGCCAGTCCGATCCGAACATCAGTCGGTCGGGGCCGAAGGCCTCCAGGACGGTGTCCGCGTACGGGCGCAGGTCGTCCACCGTCCAGGTCTTCGGGTCGGCTTCGGTGACCAGGCCGGAGAGTTTGCAGAAGGTGTTGGGGAGCGCGGCCAGCGAGCGTACGGCCGCCGCCCAGGGTTCGAGGGCGCCGGATGCGATGGGCGGCTTACCCAGGTGGTCGAGCACGAAGGTGAGTTCGGGGTGCTCCTGAGCCGCCTTGACGCAGGCCGGGAGCTGATGGGGCAGGACCACGAGGTCGTAGGGGAGGCCCGCCGTGCCGACCGCGGCCAGGCCCCGGCGCACGTCCGGCCGCAGCAGCCACTGCGGGTCGGGCTCTGCCTGGACTTGATGCCGGATGCCCACAAGGCGCTGCCCGCCCGGGAGTTGACGCATTCCGGCAAGCGCGTCGGAGACATCCGGGTGGGTGAGGTCGGTCCATCCGACGACGCCCGCCACGAGGTCGCTCTCCGCGGCCAGGGCGAGGAACTCCGGGGTCTCCTCGGCGACGGTGACCGTCTGGACGAGCACGGTCGCGCCGACGCCCGCGGCACGCGCCTCGGGCAGGAGGTCGTCAAGGGAGAAGTTCCGGCGGATCGGGGCGAGCGCCTCGCCGGTGATCCATTCCTGGTCGCGCACGGAGAGGTCCCACACGTGGTGATGGGCGTCGACGAGGTCCGGTGTCACGGCAGCTCCCATACGACGGGCAGTCCCGCGTCCGCGCCCTCGGCCGAGTAGTCGTGGACGACGTCCAGCAACTCGGCCATACGGGCCTGCCAGGCGATGTTGACCGGCAGCTTGTCCAGCTCCGCGAGCATGCGGGCGTAGTCCTCGCACTCCAGGACGTGGAAGAGATCGGTGCCGTCGCGCCAGATCGTCCAGGAGGTGGCGCCCGCCGCGCGGATGGCGGCGACCAGCTCGGCGGGCACCTCGCGGTGCGCGGCGTCGTACTCGGCGAGGCGGTCGGCGCGGACCTTGGTGTGCAGGGCGATTCTCACGCGGGGTCCTCTCCGGGGACGGGGGTGCCGAGGGGCAGCAGCCCTTCGGCGCGGGCTTCCTTCCAGAAGTCGTCGGGGACGACATGCGCGAACTGCGCTGCCGCGTCCCGGACTTCGTGGGGTGATCGGGCACCGACGAGGACGGTGGCGACCGCCGCGTGGCCGAAGGGGAAGGCGAGGGCGGCGGCACGCAGCGTGATGCCGTGCCGTTCCGCCATCGCCTTCAGGTGGCAGGCGCGGTCCACCAGAGCCCGGGGCGCGGTCGTGTAGTCGTAGGTCGCGCCGGGCCGGGGGTCGGCGAGCAGGCCCGAGTTGAAGACGCCCCCGATCACCACCGCCTTGCCGTACTCGTGCGCGGCGGGGAGCAGGTCGGTCAGGGCGCTCTGGTCCAGGAGCGTGTAGCGGCCCGCGCACAGGACCGCGTCGACGTCCGTGTCACGGACGAAGCGGGTGAGCATCGCCGTCTGGTTCATGCCCGCGCCGATCGCGCCCACGACACCTTCCGAACGCAGCCGCTCCAGGGCCGGATACCCCTCACGGAAGGCCTCCTCCGCGTGGTCGTCCGGGTCGTGGAGGTAGACGACGTCGACGCGGTCGAGGCCGAGCCGGGTCAGGCTCGC
This Streptomyces sp. NBC_01283 DNA region includes the following protein-coding sequences:
- a CDS encoding amidohydrolase; translated protein: MGAAVTPDLVDAHHHVWDLSVRDQEWITGEALAPIRRNFSLDDLLPEARAAGVGATVLVQTVTVAEETPEFLALAAESDLVAGVVGWTDLTHPDVSDALAGMRQLPGGQRLVGIRHQVQAEPDPQWLLRPDVRRGLAAVGTAGLPYDLVVLPHQLPACVKAAQEHPELTFVLDHLGKPPIASGALEPWAAAVRSLAALPNTFCKLSGLVTEADPKTWTVDDLRPYADTVLEAFGPDRLMFGSDWPVCTLAATYAQVIEAAQELTESLSATERAALFAGTATRVYRLRPPRLSVVG
- a CDS encoding DUF6777 domain-containing protein, which encodes MSDSRRENAVRVPTRTYATAFAISAALAVAGCSGGGDKNSADGGSELFMQPVAAQGPDPFTDSTATSTATPSPVTRSQQPSPSGTSSPTAQGVRSLSGGTPGLYGGTHSVSSCDIAAQVRFLTADQGKGRAFAQASGISQADIPGFLRGLTPVVLRADTRVTNHGYRDGAATAFQSVLQTGTAVLVDNRGLPRVRCACGNPLKPPVALKGTPSHQGRAWSGYRPAQVVVVTPAPKIIVNITIVNIVDNTWIERKIGDQDGGKDHTVPPPHPTPTPTPTTPTPTDPSDSDTPSGSDTPSDSDTPSDSDSPSGSDSPSDSDSPSGSDTPSDSGTPSDRGSSTSTDCPTALPATGTQPPPGTPSGIPPGCPTPTPSG
- a CDS encoding lipase maturation factor family protein; the encoded protein is MEWFTADQYWLGRLVFQRALAAVYLVAFLGAALQFRALIGERGMLPVPRHVRRVPFRRAPSLFQLHYSDRFFAFVAWSGCACAVALLAGADGLLPLWGGMLLWVVPWALYLSIVNVGQTWYGFGWESLLLEVGFLAVFLGNDETAPPVLVLFLLRWVLFRVEFGAGLIKMRGDACWRKLTCLYFHHETQPMPGPLSWFFHHLPRPVHRMEVAANHFTQLVVPVLLFTPQPVATAAACLMIVTQLWLVLSGNFSWLNWMTIVLAVSVVDLGGTGTPSTSPAAPLWYEVVVIAATALVLGLSYRPARNLFSRRQIMNSSFDPLHLVNTYGAFGSVSRVRQEVVIEGTSDTSPRQDSEWREYGFKGKPGDVRRWPRQFAPYHLRLDWMMWFAALSPAYARPWFGPLVERLLDGDRDTLRLLRHVPFPPDEPPAYIRARLYRYRYTTWRELRKTGACWERTYVREFWPPTRVSPPR
- a CDS encoding aldo/keto reductase, with translation MARRGIGPGGVEVTELSFGAAGLGNLYTPITDEEAAAAIDAAWDAGIRHFDTAPHYGIGLSERRVGEALRTRPRESYTLSTKAGRLLEAVERPVGDDLAHGFAVPATHRRVWDFSADGIRRSLEASLTRLGLDRVDVVYLHDPDDHAEEAFREGYPALERLRSEGVVGAIGAGMNQTAMLTRFVRDTDVDAVLCAGRYTLLDQSALTDLLPAAHEYGKAVVIGGVFNSGLLADPRPGATYDYTTAPRALVDRACHLKAMAERHGITLRAAALAFPFGHAAVATVLVGARSPHEVRDAAAQFAHVVPDDFWKEARAEGLLPLGTPVPGEDPA
- a CDS encoding L-rhamnose mutarotase; amino-acid sequence: MRIALHTKVRADRLAEYDAAHREVPAELVAAIRAAGATSWTIWRDGTDLFHVLECEDYARMLAELDKLPVNIAWQARMAELLDVVHDYSAEGADAGLPVVWELP